The DNA window ACCCAGCGGAACGGCCCCATGCCCTCGCAGAACAGCGGGCGGATGTACGCCGGGACGAAGCCGGGGAACTCGAAGGCGTCCTCCATGCCCCCCAGCTGCGCCTGGCCGCGCAGGTTGTTGCCGTAGTCGAACACGTGGCTGCCCGCGCGCTGGAAGTCGTTCATCGCCTCCACGTGCATCACCATGGACGCGCGCGCGCGCCGCACGTACTCCTCCGGGTCGCGCTGGCGCAGCTCGGCGGCGGCCTCCAGCGACAGGTCCGTGGGGATGTAGCCGTTGAGCGGATCATGCGCGCTCGTCTGGTCCGTGACGAGGTCCGGCTTGATGCCGCGCCGGTACAGCTCCCGGAACACGGACGCCGCGTTGCCGATGATGCCGATGGAGCGGCCCACGCGCTTGTGCTGCGCGTCCTTCGCCAGCGCGAGCGCCTCGTCGAGGTCCCTGGCCACCACGTCCAGGTAGCGCGTCTCCACGCGGCGGCGCGCGCGGGTGGGGTCGATCTCCACGCCCAGGAACACGGCGTTGTTCATCGTCGCGGCCAGGGGCTGCGCGCCGCCCATGCCGCCCAGGCCGCCGGAGAGGACGAGCCGGCCGGACAGGTCCTCGCTGCCGAAGTGGAAGCGGCCGGCGGCGGCGAAGGTCTCGTAGGTGCCCTGGAGGATGCCCTGCGTGCCGATGTAGATCCACGAGCCGGCCGTCATCTGGCCGTACATCATCAGGCCCTTCTTCTCCAGCTCGTGGAAGTGCTCCCAGTTGGCCCAGCGGCCCACGAGGTTGGAGTTGGCGATGAGCACGCGCGGCGCGTCCGGGTGCGTGCGGAAGATGCCCACCGGCTTGCCGGACTGGACGAGCAGCGTCTCGTCGTCGGAGAGGGCCTGGAGGCTCGAGACGATGCGGTCGAACGACGGCCAGTCACGGGCGGCCTTGCCGGTGCCGCCGTAGACGACGAGGTCCTCGGGACGCTCGGCGACGTCCGGGTCGAGGTTGTTCATCAACATCCGGAGCGCGGCCTCCTGGACCCAGCCCTTGCACGAGAGGGTGGAACCACGGGGGGCACGGATGACGCGGGACATGAACAGGCTCCTGGGGTGAGGCGGAACGAAAGGCCCGGCACACTAGCCGAACCCGCGAGGTCGCGGGACAGCACCGTGTGGCTCCGCGCGTCACTGTCCGCTGGTGTGCCGGAGGCCCCGTCCCACGGGGCGGGGCGTCATCCGTCCCGCGTGCTCCCGTGAGGCCAGCTCATGAGTGCAGGGGGCCGCGCTCCTCCTCCACGTCACCCAGGGGCTCGAGCGGCTCCTGTGACGCGGGGCCGTGGAGCACGCCACCCGTCCGGTCCAGGCGGACCTGGTTGAGGACCTCCTTCACTCCGAGCACGGCGTCCGCCACGTCCTCGATGGCGCGCTTCTCGTCGCGGCTGCGCACCCGCCCCAGCAGCGTCACCACGCCGTCGTCGACCTGGACCTCGACGTCCGAGACGTCCATCCAGTCCTGCATGAGCCGGTCGCAGATGTCCGCGTGGATTCGCGCGTCCGCCCGTTGGTAGCCGCGGGGCCCGCGCGCTGTCGCGCCGCGTCGCGAGTCCAGGGGCGGCCGTGGGGGAAGGGCGCCTCCGGCATGTCCCCCGTGGCCGAGCTCGTGGTCGTCGCGTCGGGAGCGGCTGGTGGAGAAGCCGACGACGGGCGGCGCCATGTTCTCCACGCCGGGGCCGTGCCCCGAGGGCTGGGTGCCGCCCAGCCGCACATCCGCTTCGGCGGGGCGCTCGCGGGGGCGCAGCTCACGCAGCTCGTCGAGCCAGGCCTCCGGTTCGTCCCAGGCGTCCACGCCACGCTGGCCGTAGCGGGAGTGGCCCCGTCCGACCTCGCCCTGCCGGTGGAAGGGCGCCTCGTCGCGCGGGCCCCGGCCGCCGCGTCCGAAGCCGCGGGGGGGTGGTTCGTCGAGCGCGCGGAAGGTGCCGCTGGGGCTGTAGCCGGGACGGCGGGCGATGCGCTCCGGGTCCAGGTCGCGGGCCCGCCGGTCCAACGCGCGGTAGTAGTCGTCGTGCGAGCGCCCCGCTCCCGGTCCGCGCGCCCGGTCCAGCTGCCGCGCGGAGTCCGCGAAGTCGCGGTCGATTTCGTAGTCGAGCCGGTCGTGATCTCCCTTCATGGTGCGGTACTCGCGGTCCCGCTCGAGGTCGCGCGAGGGATACCAGGGGGCGCGAGGGCGGCCCGGGGCGACGTGCCAGTCCCTGGAGGTGTCACGGCCGGGGCCTCGGCCGGAGCCTTCCCACGTCCGCCCGGCGTCCCGGGGCGGGTGGCGACCTCCCCGTGGGTCGTCCCGGGGATGGCGCGCTCCGCCACCTCGCCAGTCATCGTCGCGCCTGTTGCCCATGGTCGTGCCTCCTTGCGTGTCGGGTAGACCCCATCTCCAGAGGCTTGGGCGCCCGGATGCGGCTGGCAATGTGGCCTCGCCCCGTCGGTCGTCCGGGCGGGCGCCGGGCGGAGATGACACGGGCGGTGAGGCGGTGGCCGGACGCGCCTGGGAGAGCGACCGAGCATTCCCGCGCGGCCCGGGAGCGGTAGACTCGGGGTCCGCCGCGGCCGGGCAGTCGGCCGCATGGCGCCAAAGGACGGGTCATGGCCGAGGTACAGCGGAGCGAGGAGGAGAGCCCGGGCACGGTGGCGAGCACGCTGGCCCCGGAGTTGCCTCCCGTCCAACCTCCGGAGGAGCCCGAGCCGCCCCGGGTGGCCCCGCCCGCCCGGGTGGCTGGCGGCGTCCCCGCCGTGGTCTCCACGATGAAGCACGCGTGGGGCGAGATGGGGGCGGTGCGCGGGACGCGGCTGCTGCTCAAGGTGAACCAGAAGGACGGCTTCGACTGTCCGGGCTGCGCCTGGCCCGACCCCGGGCACCGCTCCGTCGCGGAGTTCTGCGAGAACGGCGCGAAGGCGGTGGCGGAAGAGGGCACCCGGGAGCGGGTGACGCCGGACTTCTTCCGTCGCTGGAGCGTGGCGGAGCTGTCCGACCAGAGCGACTACTGGCTGGGCAAGCAGGGGCGCCTGACGCATCCCATGGTGCTTCGCGAGGGCGCCACGCACTACGCGCCCATCTCCTGGGACGAGGCCTTCGCGCTGGTGGCCGAGGAGCTGAACGCGCTCGACACGCCGGACGCGGCGAGCTTCTACACCTCCGGCCGCACGAGCAACGAGGCCGCGTTCCTGTACCAGTTGTTCGTGCGGCAGTTCGGCACCAACAACCTGCCGGACTGCTCGAACATGTGCCACGAGTCCAGCGGCACCGCGCTCGGCGAGACGCTCGGCATCGGCAAGGGCACCGTCACGCTGGAGGACTTCGACCACGCGCAGGCCATCTTCGTCATCGGCCAGAACCCCGGGACGAACCACCCGCGCATGCTCACCACGCTCCAGGCCGCCGCGCGCCGGGGCTGCGACATCGTCAGCATCAATCCGCTGCCGGAGACGGGGCTCAACCGCTTCAAGCATCCGCAGGAGGTGCTGCGCCTGGTGGGGCCCGGCACCGCGCTCAACACGCTGTTCCTGCAGGTGCGCATCAACGGCGACGTCGCCCTGTTGCAGGGGCTGGGCAAGGCGCTGCTGGAGCGCGAGGTGGCCCAGCCGGGCACGGTGGTGGCGCGCGAGTTCATCGCGGACAAGACGCTCGGCTTCGACGCCTATGCGGCCCACCTGGGCGCGGTGCGCTGGGAGGACGTGGAGGAGCAGAGCGGGGTGCCGCGCGAGCAGATCCTCGCGGCGGCGGACATCCTGGCGCGCTCCGAGCGCACCATCTTCTGCTGGGCCATGGGGCTCACCCAACACCGCAACGCGGTCGCCAACATCCAGGAGATCGTCAACCTGACGCTGCTGCGAGGCAGCGTGGGCAAGCAGGGCGCGGGCGTGTGCCCGGTGCGAGGCCACAGCAACGTGCAGGGCGACCGCACCATGGGCATCTGGGAGCGCCCCCGTCCCGCGTTCCTGGACGCGCTGGCCCGCGAGTTCGACTTCGAGCCGCCACGTCACCATGGCCTGGACGTGGTGGCCGCGCTGCACGCCATGCACGAGGGCCGCGTGCGCGTGTTCTTCGCGCTGGGGGGCAACTTCCTGTCGGCCACGCCCGACACCGAGTTCACCGCCCGCGCGTTGCGGCGGACCCGGCTCACCGTCCACGTCTCCACCAAGCTCAACCGGGCGCACCTGGTGCATGGTCGTCGCGCGCTCATCCTGCCGTGCCTGGGGCGCACCGAGCACGACGTGCAGGCGACAGGGCCGCAGTTCGTCACGGTGGAGAACTCGATGGGCGTCGTCCACGCGACGCGTGGCGCGGTGGCGCCGGCCTCCGAGCACTTGCTGAGCGAGCCGGTCATCGTGGCGCGGCTGGCCACGGCGGTGCTGGGGGCGCGCTCGAAGGTGCCCTGGATGTCGCTGGTGGAGGACTATGACCGGGTGCGCGAGCGGATTGCCCGCGTCATCCCCGGCTTCGAGGATTTCAACCGTCGCGTCCGGGAGCCGGGTGGCTTCTTCCTTCCGAACGGGCCTCGCGAGGGGCGCTTCACGACGGAGAGCGGCAAGGCCCACTTCACGGTCCACGCCATGCCCCGGCAGGAACTGGAGCCCGGACAGTTGATGATGATGACGCTGCGCACGCACGACCAGTTCAACACGACGGTGTATGGACTGGACGACCGCTACCGGGGCATTCGCGGTGGGCGGCGCGTGGTGATGATGCATCCCAAGGACATCCAGGAGCGGGGGCTCGCGGCGGGCCAGGTGGTGGACCTGACCAGTCACTTCCGGGGCGAGACGCGCGTGGCCCGACGCTTCGTGGTGGTCCCCTACAACATCCCCCGCCGGTGCGCGGCGACGTACTTCCCGGAGACGAACGTGCTGGTGCCCGTGGACAGCTTCGCGGAGAAGAGCCGGACGCCCGCGTCGAAGTCCGTGGTCATCACCGTGGCGCCGTCCGTGGCGACCGAGGCGCTGGGAGCGGGGCCGACACCATGAAGTTCGCGAGCGCGCATGTCGCCCATGGGTGAGTCCGTCTGGCCGGAGTCGCTCCGGTCGCTTCTGGAGGGAGTCGCGAGCACGCCCACGGCCGAGGCGGTGGCTGCCTCCGCGCAGTGGAAGGCGGCGTTCGCCCAGTGGGTGAGCGGGGCGTCGCTCGACGCGCGCACGCACGCCCAGGCCGCCGCGTGGGGGCACCTGTCCGGCGGCGAGCGCTCCCCGTCGGAGTCGCTCTTCCTGCTGACCTCGTGCAGCGAGCTGCTGTGGCCGTACACGGCGACGCCGACAGGGCTGTTGGCGAGGCTCCGGGCACGTCAGGCCGAGGTGCTCTCCGCGCTGCGGGCGTTGGGGGACGCGGAGGTGGAGGCCCGGGTGCGGCGGGAGACCGACGCGGCGATGTCGACGGTGCTCACGCGGTTCCTGAAGCGGCAGCCGGAGTCGTTGAGCGCGCTGGTCGGCGGCGTGTCGTGCACCTTCGACGGGCGGGCCTTGCGCTTCGAGGGCACCGTGGAGGTGGACCTCAAGCAGGCGCTGGCGACGGGGGCGAAGTCCATCGGCCTGTTGGAGCAGCTGCGCGCGCTCCTGCCCGCGACGGCGGAGGAGGGGCGGGATCGGCTCGCGGAGTTCATCCGCGTCCGGGCCGCGCGCGTGCCATGGCAGGAGGCGTCGGAGGTGCTGGCGGAGCGGTTGTTCTCGCTGGCGACCACTCCCGAGGGGCGCGGGGCGATGCGGGGCTTCCTCGCGTGCTATCCGAATGGCCGCAAGGAGCCGGACTGGTGCGCGCGCGCCGGCGTGCTGTTGGCGCGGACGCTGGAGATGGGTGGGGCTCCGCAGGTGGTGGAGAACCTGTGCGAGCTGCTGGGGCGCTTCGATGCGCCGCCGGTGGATGGGCTGCGTGGGGCGCTCGGCGCGCTGGTGGGCAGTGACTTCGACCGCGTGCCGAACCTGGAGGCCATGCGCTTCGTCATCGACCACTGTCTGGCGTCGATGCGAAAGGGCGAGCCGGGGCTGGTGCTGACGCTGCTGTGGTTGGAGGAGCGGTTGTTCCGCGCGGCGGTGCGTCGGGGCCTGCCGGATGCATTCGAGCGACGTGGGCGCATGCGGACGAAGTTGGAGTCGCACGCGACGGGCTTCGCGCAGCTGTGTTGGCTGGCGGAGGAGTGCGCGGACTTGTGGCCCCGGTTGAGCGCGGAGGGCGAGCGCCCGGGGTTGGATGCGCTGGCCGCGTGGCGGCAGGAGGTCGCGGAGCGGGTGGGGCGCAAGCCGATGCTGCGCAAGGCCGCCATCGAGTTCTTCCTGTGGTGCGCTCCCGAGGCCGCGTCGTCCGAGGCGGAGCTCGCGGTGCTGGCGCTCGTCAGGACGGAGACGGACCGGAGGCAGGTTCGCCGGTACAAGGACCATCCGTCCTCGCGCGTTCGTTTCCGTGTCCGCACGTTGCAGACGTGGTTCCAGGGCACGGGGAAGGAGAGCGCCCCCGTCGAGCCGTCTGGCGCGGTCGCGCCCGCTTCGCTGACCGATGCGCTGCGGCACCTGCACGTGACGCGCGCGGTGCCGATGGGTGGGAGGACCTGGCTTCGGGACCGGGACCTGGAGGAGGCGCTGTTCGGCGCCGTCTCGCGAGTGGAGGCGGACTTCGCGGCGAAGTACCCGACGCGGTTCCGTCAATCCACGGTGGACCTGACGGCGGAGCTGCTCGAGGGGCTGCGCGCGGAGATGGAGCGCGTGAAGGTGGACCTGTCCGCGCTGCTCGCGCAGGGACAGCCTGCTCCGCTGGAGTTCGACCTGTCGATCCAGCGGTACGGAGAGCCTGTTGAGCCGCGTGAGGGCGGGGAGGTCATCGCCTCGGCGGGGAGCGGGTCGACACGCAAGATCGCGGGACGGATGCGCCGCTCTCCCCATGTCTCCGGTATGACCGTCGCCGAGCCTCCGACAGCGGCCGTGGTGGAGGCCGCTCCCGTACCGGAAGACGTCAGGCCAGCGGCTACATCGGTGGCGTCGACTGGGGATGGAGAGGTGACGCCGGCTGGAGTGGAGGTTGCTTCCTCGCAAGCCGTGGCACTTGAGGAGGTCGGTTCATCGGCTCCGTCGTCGACGCTCACCGAGAATGTGGGGATGACGTCATCCGGCGTGAGCGCTGCCTCGCAAGCGGTGGCACGGGATGCGGTTGGGACTGCCGCGCCCGTGGATATGGAGCTCGCCAGCTCCGCCCCACTGGACCTCGATTCCGTGTGGACGGCCTCGTCGGATGGAACTGGCGGAGTGGTGCCGTCATCCCTTCGCGTCGGTGCGGAGGCGGTGGGTGACGCGGAGGTGGAGCAGTCAGCGGCCAGTTCCACCGGTTCTTGGGAGGTCGCCCGTCCCGATGGTGCCTCGTCTCCGCTCGAGCTTGCCGCCATCGGGTCACCGGATATGGCTGGAGAAATGGAGCAGGGCGACAACGTCGAGCCTTCGCGCCCGTCGGTACTCACGTCCGAGCCCGCTGCATCACCCGACGCGGTCGAGGGCGCTGCTTCGGTTGCTCCCGTCGCAACGCTGGTTGAAGCCAGCGAGGGTCACTCCGTGGAGGTCATCCACGAGCGCGCGCGGTCCACGTCGCCCCGTCGCCCTGGCGTGGAGGTCGCGTTCATCCTGGATGTGGACGTGGAGGGCTTCCTCCGGACGGAGCGCGCCGTGCTCGTCCAGGTCGCGAAGCTGGAGCAGCGTGGAGAGGGACAGTGGCTGCCCACCTTCCGTATCGCACGCAAACAGGTGGATGAATTGCTCTCGCGGACGGATGCGTCCTTCTGCCTCTTCCTGGCCCCGCCGTTTCCTCGGGCCGAGTGTGGTGTCGTCCCGGCGCGACTCGTGCGCGGTTTGATGGACAGCCAGCGCTCGGCCGCCGGAGTCACGCGCGAAGCAGTGGCCCGGACGGCTCGCTCGTTGGCCCAGTGGTGGATGGGAGAACTCGTGAGCCTCTGGTCGGGCGACGAGCGTCGCCAGGTGCTGGCCCAGGCCTCACGCCTGGATGAGCGCGGTCCGGATTTCATCGTGCGGTTGCGCGTGCGAAGCAGCCGGCCCACCGCGCGAAGCTGATCGCCACGGCGCGTTGCCGAGCCTCGGTGGAAGGTCATGGCTACGCGACCAGCTCCAGCTCCACCTTCTCCAGGTAGCGGGGCACATAGGCATTCCAGCCCTTGGCGCGCACGCGTTGCCGCAGGGCCTCCAGTGCATCCGGTTCTCCGTGGACGAGCAACGTCTGTCGCGGGGGAGACTCGAAGCCCTCCATCCAGCGCATCGTCTCCGTCCAGTCCGCGTGCGCGGAGAACCCACTCACCGATTGGATCTCCGCGGCGACCGGCACCATCTCGCCGTGGATGCGGAGCTCCTTCTCGCCGTCCAGCAGCCTCCTCCCTCGCGAGCCCACGGACTGGTACCCCACGAACAACACCGTGTTCCGAGGGTCCGGCAGCCGGTGCTTCAAGTGGTGCAGCACCCGACCCCCGGTGGCCATGCCCGACGCGGAGATGATGACCGCGGGGCCTTCGTGCATGTTCAGGCGCTTGCTGTCCTGCGCGGAGGTGATGAACCTCGTGCGCCGCGTCGCGAGGGGAGAGCCGCCACGCTCCACCAGGGACTTCATCACCAGGTCATGCTCCTCCGGGTGGGCCAGATAGAGCGGCGTCGCGTCGCACGCCATGGGCGAGTCCACGAACACGTCCACTTCGGGGATGCGCTTCGCGTCCTCCAGGTGGCGCAGGTGATAGAGCAGCTCCTGGGTCCGCCCCACCGCGAACGCGGGAATCACCACCACGCCGCCCCGCTCGAAGGCGCCCGACACGGCGTCACGGAGGGACTCGACGGGCTTCGTCTCCCGATGCTGGCGGTCGCCATACGTGCTCTCGACCACCAGCGTCGTGGCCGAGGCCACGCTCTGCGGATCTCTCAGGATGGGAGCCTGGTAGCGCCCCAGGTCTCCGCTGAAGACCACGCGCTGGCGGGTGCTCGCCAGGTCGAATACGCAGACGGCGGAGCCGAGGATGTGGCCCGCTCGGAAGAAGGTGAGGGTGATGCCCGGGAGGATCTCCTTGGGGCGCTCGTAGCCGAAGGTCTCCATCATCCCCACGGCGCGCTCGGCGTCGCTCACCGTGTAGAGGGGCAGCGCTGGATGATGCCGCGAGTACCCCTCCTTGTTCGCGTACCGCGCCTCCTCTTCTTGCAGGTGCGCGGAGTCCGGCAGCAGCAGCGCCGCGAGGTCGCGCGTGCCGGGCGTCGAGTAGATGGGGCCGTCGTAGCCCTCGCGAATCACGCGGGGCAGTCCGCCCGTGTGGTCGATGTGGGCGTGCGTCAGGACGATGGCATCCAGCTCCGACGCGGGCAGGGGCAGGGGTTGCCAGTTCCGTTGGCGCAGCTCCTTTTGTCCCTGGAAGAGGCCACAGTCGACGAGGACCTGTTTGCCGTCATGCTCGAGGAGGAACTTCGAGCCAGTCACCGTGCCCGCTGCGCCGAGGAAATGGAGGGAGGCCATGGGCCCCATCCTACCGTGGTAGCGTGAGGGCGTTATGAGCACCTCCGCGCGACCCCCAGGCCCGGGGCGCCCGCCCTCGAAGGGCGAGGACGACCTCCAGCAGACCCGGCCCACGGGCACTCAGCGGTCCGGCTTCACGGGAGCGGTGCGTCGCTTCCGCGTCACCGTCCTGGAGGGGGCGCAGCCCGGTCAGTCGAAGGACTCCAACGCGGACACCTTCTCCATCGGTTCGCACGCGCTCAACGACTTCGTCGTCGACGAGCCCACCGTGTCACGCTTCCATTGCGAGATTCGCATCGACCGCGACGGTGCCCGCGTGCGCGACGTGGACAGCCTCAACGGGACGGTGCTCGATGGCGTCCACATCCGCGAGGCCTACCTCCGGGGCGGCAGCGTGTTGCGGTTGGGCCGCGTGAGCGTGCGCTTCGATTTCAGCCCGGAGAGCAACCGGCTGCAGATCTCCGAGCGCACGAACTTCGGCGACCTGGTGGGGACCTCCGTCGCCTCGCGGGTGAGCTTCGCGCTCATGGAGCGCGCCGCCGCCAGCGGCGCCACGGTGTTGCTGGAGGGAGAGACTGGCACGGGGAAGAGCCGCGCCGCGCTCGCCATCCATCGCGCCGGGGCTCGCGCGTCCGGGCCGTTCCTCACCGTCGACTGCGGCGCCATCCCGGGCAACCTCCTGGAGAGCGAGCTGTTCGGCCATGAAAAGGGGGCCTTCACGGGGGCGCTCCAGCGTCGCATCGGCGCCTTCGAGGAGGCGGACGGGGGCACCATCTTCCTCGACGAGGTCGGTGAGCTGCCCGCGGAGCTGCAACCCAAGCTGTTGCGTGTCCTCGAGCAGCGGGAGATCCGCCGCCTCGGCTCGAACAGCTACCAGCCCGTCGATGTCCGTGTCATCGCGGCGACCCATCGGGACCTGCGCGCGGAGGTGAACGCGGGGCGCTTCCGTTCGGACCTGTTCTTCCGGCTCGCGGTGGTGCGCATCCTGATACCCGCCTTGAGGGAGCGGCCGGAGGACATCCCCCTCATCGCCGAGCGCATCCTCGGAGGACTGGGCGCCGGGCCCGAACAGGTCGCGGCCTTGAGCGCCCCCGAGTTCATCGCCCAGCTCCAACACGCGGCCTGGCCCGGCAACATCCGCGAGCTGCGCAACCACCTGGAGCGCTGCCTCGTGTTCCAGGACGCGATGCCCCCTTCGGTGGAGGAGATCGGCTCGGCGGGCGTGCTTCGCAACATGGTCGACCCGAAGCAGCCCTACGCGGAGGCCCGCCGCCGCGCGCTGGAGGTGTTCGAGCGCGAGTACCTC is part of the Myxococcus stipitatus genome and encodes:
- a CDS encoding sigma 54-interacting transcriptional regulator; amino-acid sequence: MSTSARPPGPGRPPSKGEDDLQQTRPTGTQRSGFTGAVRRFRVTVLEGAQPGQSKDSNADTFSIGSHALNDFVVDEPTVSRFHCEIRIDRDGARVRDVDSLNGTVLDGVHIREAYLRGGSVLRLGRVSVRFDFSPESNRLQISERTNFGDLVGTSVASRVSFALMERAAASGATVLLEGETGTGKSRAALAIHRAGARASGPFLTVDCGAIPGNLLESELFGHEKGAFTGALQRRIGAFEEADGGTIFLDEVGELPAELQPKLLRVLEQREIRRLGSNSYQPVDVRVIAATHRDLRAEVNAGRFRSDLFFRLAVVRILIPALRERPEDIPLIAERILGGLGAGPEQVAALSAPEFIAQLQHAAWPGNIRELRNHLERCLVFQDAMPPSVEEIGSAGVLRNMVDPKQPYAEARRRALEVFEREYLDALMTLHGGKVSQAATAADMDRVYLYRLLRRRGLRE
- a CDS encoding FdhF/YdeP family oxidoreductase → MAEVQRSEEESPGTVASTLAPELPPVQPPEEPEPPRVAPPARVAGGVPAVVSTMKHAWGEMGAVRGTRLLLKVNQKDGFDCPGCAWPDPGHRSVAEFCENGAKAVAEEGTRERVTPDFFRRWSVAELSDQSDYWLGKQGRLTHPMVLREGATHYAPISWDEAFALVAEELNALDTPDAASFYTSGRTSNEAAFLYQLFVRQFGTNNLPDCSNMCHESSGTALGETLGIGKGTVTLEDFDHAQAIFVIGQNPGTNHPRMLTTLQAAARRGCDIVSINPLPETGLNRFKHPQEVLRLVGPGTALNTLFLQVRINGDVALLQGLGKALLEREVAQPGTVVAREFIADKTLGFDAYAAHLGAVRWEDVEEQSGVPREQILAAADILARSERTIFCWAMGLTQHRNAVANIQEIVNLTLLRGSVGKQGAGVCPVRGHSNVQGDRTMGIWERPRPAFLDALAREFDFEPPRHHGLDVVAALHAMHEGRVRVFFALGGNFLSATPDTEFTARALRRTRLTVHVSTKLNRAHLVHGRRALILPCLGRTEHDVQATGPQFVTVENSMGVVHATRGAVAPASEHLLSEPVIVARLATAVLGARSKVPWMSLVEDYDRVRERIARVIPGFEDFNRRVREPGGFFLPNGPREGRFTTESGKAHFTVHAMPRQELEPGQLMMMTLRTHDQFNTTVYGLDDRYRGIRGGRRVVMMHPKDIQERGLAAGQVVDLTSHFRGETRVARRFVVVPYNIPRRCAATYFPETNVLVPVDSFAEKSRTPASKSVVITVAPSVATEALGAGPTP
- a CDS encoding BON domain-containing protein, giving the protein MKGDHDRLDYEIDRDFADSARQLDRARGPGAGRSHDDYYRALDRRARDLDPERIARRPGYSPSGTFRALDEPPPRGFGRGGRGPRDEAPFHRQGEVGRGHSRYGQRGVDAWDEPEAWLDELRELRPRERPAEADVRLGGTQPSGHGPGVENMAPPVVGFSTSRSRRDDHELGHGGHAGGALPPRPPLDSRRGATARGPRGYQRADARIHADICDRLMQDWMDVSDVEVQVDDGVVTLLGRVRSRDEKRAIEDVADAVLGVKEVLNQVRLDRTGGVLHGPASQEPLEPLGDVEEERGPLHS
- a CDS encoding MBL fold metallo-hydrolase RNA specificity domain-containing protein; this translates as MASLHFLGAAGTVTGSKFLLEHDGKQVLVDCGLFQGQKELRQRNWQPLPLPASELDAIVLTHAHIDHTGGLPRVIREGYDGPIYSTPGTRDLAALLLPDSAHLQEEEARYANKEGYSRHHPALPLYTVSDAERAVGMMETFGYERPKEILPGITLTFFRAGHILGSAVCVFDLASTRQRVVFSGDLGRYQAPILRDPQSVASATTLVVESTYGDRQHRETKPVESLRDAVSGAFERGGVVVIPAFAVGRTQELLYHLRHLEDAKRIPEVDVFVDSPMACDATPLYLAHPEEHDLVMKSLVERGGSPLATRRTRFITSAQDSKRLNMHEGPAVIISASGMATGGRVLHHLKHRLPDPRNTVLFVGYQSVGSRGRRLLDGEKELRIHGEMVPVAAEIQSVSGFSAHADWTETMRWMEGFESPPRQTLLVHGEPDALEALRQRVRAKGWNAYVPRYLEKVELELVA
- the hutU gene encoding urocanate hydratase, producing the protein MSRVIRAPRGSTLSCKGWVQEAALRMLMNNLDPDVAERPEDLVVYGGTGKAARDWPSFDRIVSSLQALSDDETLLVQSGKPVGIFRTHPDAPRVLIANSNLVGRWANWEHFHELEKKGLMMYGQMTAGSWIYIGTQGILQGTYETFAAAGRFHFGSEDLSGRLVLSGGLGGMGGAQPLAATMNNAVFLGVEIDPTRARRRVETRYLDVVARDLDEALALAKDAQHKRVGRSIGIIGNAASVFRELYRRGIKPDLVTDQTSAHDPLNGYIPTDLSLEAAAELRQRDPEEYVRRARASMVMHVEAMNDFQRAGSHVFDYGNNLRGQAQLGGMEDAFEFPGFVPAYIRPLFCEGMGPFRWVALSGDPEDIRRTDRAVAELFPQKQSLQRWLKMADERIAFQGLPARICWLGYGERAKAGLAFNELVRKGEVKAPIVIGRDHLDCGSVASPNRETEAMKDGTDAVADWPILNALVNAVNGASWVSFHHGGGVGMGYSLHAGQVIVADGTPEAARRIERVLTSDPGMGVLRHADAGYPEAIEVAKQRGVKIPGITV